The Legionella busanensis genome window below encodes:
- a CDS encoding type II toxin-antitoxin system YafQ family toxin, whose translation MLELELASQFKRDLKKIAKQGKSRKLLDSIVEQLQREETLAPKYKDHNLSGNWSEFRECHITPDWLLIYKIIKDDRLQLLRLARTGSHSELFK comes from the coding sequence ATGCTTGAGTTAGAATTAGCGTCCCAATTTAAACGTGATTTGAAAAAGATTGCCAAGCAAGGGAAGAGTAGAAAACTTCTTGATTCTATTGTAGAGCAATTGCAAAGGGAGGAGACTTTAGCACCAAAGTATAAGGATCATAATCTTTCTGGAAATTGGAGTGAGTTTCGTGAATGCCACATTACCCCAGACTGGTTGTTAATTTATAAAATTATTAAAGATGATCGACTACAATTGTTAAGATTAGCGCGAACAGGTTCACATTCTGAGCTATTTAAATAG
- a CDS encoding arginine deiminase-related protein — protein sequence MKIYDFPSCENPNAAILRLTKNFGLRKENELSNKKLTSKEEDKRKHAEQVYTDMSNLIVKMKEQGIKIIILEEDKHIKNNVAYLYPDQVFLTDTGHYFVDEGKLHFIPAFFKNKSRRGEEKTPTKLATQLGATIWPLQKAGEKKIIFEGGDFIQAPNRSLFFLGYGQRTEKRAVEVICQIIKNKVIPIKLLRKEFFHLDCCVLPLPNDVLILYEGDYIKSGNGNFMLDKNGLPLLQQGSQTITDESRCLLREIYGLEKIILLSTVEAFAFGANAVILKSDTDKRYKMFVNGDSKGRQIEESVAVQKHLISYFSHTKKKILELTENLIDIIEIPYKSLHYSHGSVHCTVEETFLK from the coding sequence ATGAAAATATACGATTTTCCTTCTTGCGAAAATCCAAATGCTGCCATTTTGAGATTAACCAAAAATTTTGGATTGAGAAAAGAAAATGAACTTTCTAATAAGAAGCTTACTTCAAAGGAAGAAGATAAAAGAAAACATGCAGAACAAGTGTATACAGATATGTCCAATCTAATAGTGAAAATGAAAGAACAGGGAATTAAAATCATCATCCTAGAAGAAGACAAACATATTAAAAATAATGTGGCTTATTTATACCCTGATCAAGTATTCTTAACAGATACCGGACATTATTTTGTCGATGAGGGTAAACTTCATTTTATCCCAGCCTTTTTTAAGAATAAGTCACGTCGAGGAGAGGAAAAGACCCCAACTAAACTTGCAACCCAGCTTGGCGCAACTATATGGCCTCTACAAAAAGCTGGTGAAAAGAAAATTATTTTTGAAGGCGGCGACTTTATACAAGCACCGAACCGATCATTATTCTTTTTAGGTTATGGCCAAAGGACTGAAAAGAGAGCCGTTGAGGTGATTTGCCAAATAATCAAAAATAAAGTTATCCCAATAAAGTTGCTACGCAAAGAATTCTTTCATTTAGATTGCTGCGTATTACCACTTCCTAATGATGTGTTGATTCTATATGAGGGCGACTACATTAAAAGTGGTAATGGAAATTTTATGTTAGATAAGAATGGTTTACCTCTATTACAACAAGGAAGCCAAACAATTACAGATGAGAGTAGATGTCTGCTTCGGGAGATTTATGGTCTAGAAAAAATTATTTTACTCAGTACCGTTGAGGCTTTTGCCTTTGGTGCTAATGCTGTGATTTTAAAAAGCGATACAGACAAACGCTATAAAATGTTTGTGAATGGTGATTCTAAGGGTAGACAAATAGAAGAAAGCGTTGCAGTTCAAAAGCACTTAATTTCTTATTTTTCACATACCAAGAAGAAAATATTAGAATTAACTGAAAACCTTATCGATATCATCGAAATACCTTATAAAAGCCTACATTATTCACATGGATCTGTTCATTGTACTGTTGAAGAAACTTTTCTGAAATAA
- a CDS encoding type II toxin-antitoxin system RelB/DinJ family antitoxin: MNKAATINARIEPALKLQAEEILHKVGLSSAEAIRLFYSQVCLQNGLPFEVKIPNKQTRDAMKELESGKGERFKTMKDVWDSIDNA, from the coding sequence ATGAATAAGGCAGCAACGATTAATGCTCGTATTGAGCCTGCTCTTAAACTACAAGCAGAAGAGATTTTACATAAGGTGGGCCTATCTTCAGCTGAGGCGATTCGTCTATTTTATAGCCAAGTTTGCCTTCAAAACGGCCTTCCATTTGAAGTAAAAATACCCAATAAACAAACGCGTGATGCGATGAAAGAGCTAGAGTCAGGTAAAGGCGAACGATTTAAAACTATGAAGGATGTATGGGATTCTATCGATAATGCTTGA
- a CDS encoding DDE-type integrase/transposase/recombinase, giving the protein MLSSFVSSYLLQEDNLSENIQHHQIKYHNNNLKADHRKLKCFINPVRGLQSLKAAYAA; this is encoded by the coding sequence ATCTTATCGTCCTTTGTTTCAAGTTATTTACTACAGGAAGACAATCTTTCTGAAAATATACAGCATCATCAGATTAAATATCACAATAACAATCTAAAAGCTGATCATAGGAAACTTAAGTGTTTTATCAACCCAGTAAGAGGCTTGCAATCATTGAAAGCGGCCTATGCGGCCTGA
- a CDS encoding M4 family metallopeptidase, translated as MIKKIIAIILGLGYSHIWAATYVNLYQAPLSHLNQFSLLNQQKTSSAIGVNDLKLVSRTLQDNIIITRYQQLYKKIPIIGAQVTVSKNPNASILNKEQVNGHLFEDIQLDTNPTLSSKQAIFLAKKSYANSHPLKTQSDHSELQIRANRNNQLQLVYLVSFKSIGPDNKPVWPFFVIDAKTGEISKQWNNIQTYSDGGPGGNEKVHEYWYGKDGLPTLEVKEAGEICTLEDEKVSLINVNAEWDWEYLNQTPVKYTCNNNVEDYVNGSFSAGNDAYYFGHTIINLFKDWYGLNVLQDEKGHAQKLIMRVHFGKSFDNAFWDGQTMSFGDGYYFYPLVSLDVAGHEVAHGFTQQHANLEYHDEPGALNESFSDMAAQASKAYLLDTVPQLYNKAYLTPNTVTWGMGETLITPSLPIKAIRFMDLPSLDGYSADCVDKKMARNHQSICSISYPELLVQAELEYPDDEDEKQSFIVHRASGVFNRAFYLMTKQLGIRTTFHIMIIANAKYWTPTTDFNEGACGVIYAARDLKINPDIVQSSFRKVGIDIKHCSP; from the coding sequence ATGATAAAAAAAATAATAGCTATTATTTTAGGTTTAGGATATTCCCATATATGGGCAGCCACATATGTAAATTTGTACCAAGCACCATTAAGCCACCTAAATCAGTTTTCGTTGCTAAATCAACAAAAAACTTCATCAGCTATAGGCGTGAATGATTTAAAGCTGGTAAGCAGGACGCTGCAAGATAATATTATTATTACACGCTATCAGCAATTGTATAAAAAAATTCCTATCATTGGTGCCCAAGTAACAGTAAGCAAAAATCCTAATGCCTCTATCCTGAATAAGGAACAAGTTAATGGACACTTATTCGAAGATATCCAGCTTGACACAAATCCAACATTGAGTTCAAAACAAGCCATCTTCTTGGCTAAGAAGTCATACGCTAATTCTCATCCCCTAAAAACTCAGTCTGACCATAGTGAATTACAAATCAGAGCAAATCGAAATAATCAACTACAATTGGTTTATTTGGTTTCTTTTAAAAGTATAGGGCCAGACAACAAGCCTGTGTGGCCTTTTTTCGTGATTGATGCAAAAACCGGGGAAATAAGCAAACAATGGAATAATATTCAAACTTATTCAGATGGTGGGCCAGGAGGCAATGAAAAAGTTCATGAGTACTGGTATGGAAAAGACGGCTTACCAACCTTAGAGGTCAAAGAAGCGGGTGAGATTTGCACCTTGGAAGATGAAAAAGTTAGTTTAATTAATGTTAATGCAGAATGGGACTGGGAGTACCTTAATCAAACGCCAGTTAAATATACCTGTAATAATAATGTTGAAGATTATGTCAATGGTTCTTTTTCTGCAGGCAATGATGCTTACTATTTTGGACACACCATTATTAATCTCTTTAAGGATTGGTATGGGTTGAACGTTTTGCAAGATGAAAAGGGCCATGCTCAAAAACTCATTATGCGTGTTCACTTCGGTAAATCATTTGACAATGCATTTTGGGATGGACAAACGATGTCTTTTGGTGATGGCTATTATTTTTATCCTCTCGTTTCTTTAGATGTTGCTGGTCACGAAGTAGCGCATGGCTTTACTCAACAGCATGCCAATCTGGAATACCACGATGAGCCCGGTGCATTGAATGAGTCTTTTTCTGACATGGCGGCTCAAGCTTCCAAAGCCTATCTTCTAGATACAGTCCCTCAACTTTATAATAAAGCCTATTTGACACCCAACACAGTCACTTGGGGTATGGGGGAGACTTTAATAACGCCATCACTCCCTATAAAAGCTATACGTTTTATGGACCTACCATCATTAGATGGGTATTCTGCAGATTGCGTGGATAAAAAGATGGCTAGAAATCATCAAAGCATTTGTAGTATCAGTTACCCTGAGCTTTTAGTTCAGGCAGAGCTTGAATATCCAGATGATGAAGATGAAAAACAAAGTTTCATAGTTCATAGGGCCAGTGGAGTATTTAATAGAGCATTTTACCTAATGACTAAACAGCTTGGAATTAGAACAACGTTTCATATCATGATTATTGCAAATGCCAAATATTGGACACCTACTACTGATTTTAATGAAGGGGCTTGTGGTGTTATCTACGCTGCCCGAGATTTAAAAATAAACCCTGATATCGTTCAATCTAGTTTTAGAAAGGTTGGTATTGATATCAAACACTGTAGTCCTTAA